One Castanea sativa cultivar Marrone di Chiusa Pesio chromosome 4, ASM4071231v1 DNA window includes the following coding sequences:
- the LOC142631084 gene encoding peptidyl-prolyl cis-trans isomerase FKBP16-3, chloroplastic isoform X2, translating to MASLLLPLGSAFGKGLFANHQSISSDRVRGLVVRCSTLDLKAEASRASEWRDEFNVIKRRDLMGLVFGLSGLFIDSFESKGAGLPPEQKPRLCDDTCEKELENVPMVTTESGLQYKDIKIGEGPSPPVGFQVAANYVAMVPSGQIFDSSLEKGLPYIFRVGSGQVIKGLDEGILSMKIGGKRRLYIPGSVCLALDASNSNILLPV from the exons ATGGCTTCTCTGCTTCTTCCACTTG GTTCTGCTTTTGGCAAAGGTCTGTTTGCCAACCATCAAAGCATTTCCAGTGACAGGGTTCGAGGTCTAGTTGTGCGATGCTCAACTTTGGACCTTAAAGCTGAAGCTTCAAGGGCAAGTGAATGGAGAGATGAGTTCAATGTAATTAAGCGTAGGGATCTTATGGGATTGGTTTTTGGATTGTCAGGCCTCTTTATAGACTCATTTGAGTCCAAAGGAGCTGGCTTGCCCCCAGAGCAGAAGCCAAGACTATGTGATGATACTTGTGAGAAAGAGCTTGAAAAT GTACCCATGGTAACTACAGAGTCTGGTTTGCAATATAAGGATATTAAAATTGGCGAAGGCCCTAGTCCACCTGTTGGATTTCAG GTGGCGGCTAATTATGTTGCTATGGTTCCATCTGGACAAATATTTGACAG TTCATTGGAGAAAGGTCTGCCTTACATTTTTCGTGTTGGCTCCGGTCAG GTGATCAAGGGACTTGACGAAGGGATCCTGAGCATGAAAATAGGAGGGAAGCGTCGACTCTACATTCCAGGATCAGTATGTTTAGCACTAGATGCTTCAAATTCCAACATACTTCTACCTGTATAA
- the LOC142631084 gene encoding peptidyl-prolyl cis-trans isomerase FKBP16-3, chloroplastic isoform X1 — MASLLLPLGSAFGKGLFANHQSISSDRVRGLVVRCSTLDLKAEASRASEWRDEFNVIKRRDLMGLVFGLSGLFIDSFESKGAGLPPEQKPRLCDDTCEKELENVPMVTTESGLQYKDIKIGEGPSPPVGFQVAANYVAMVPSGQIFDSSLEKGLPYIFRVGSGQVIKGLDEGILSMKIGGKRRLYIPGSLAFPKGLTSAPGRPRVSANSPVIFDVSLEYIPGLELEEE, encoded by the exons ATGGCTTCTCTGCTTCTTCCACTTG GTTCTGCTTTTGGCAAAGGTCTGTTTGCCAACCATCAAAGCATTTCCAGTGACAGGGTTCGAGGTCTAGTTGTGCGATGCTCAACTTTGGACCTTAAAGCTGAAGCTTCAAGGGCAAGTGAATGGAGAGATGAGTTCAATGTAATTAAGCGTAGGGATCTTATGGGATTGGTTTTTGGATTGTCAGGCCTCTTTATAGACTCATTTGAGTCCAAAGGAGCTGGCTTGCCCCCAGAGCAGAAGCCAAGACTATGTGATGATACTTGTGAGAAAGAGCTTGAAAAT GTACCCATGGTAACTACAGAGTCTGGTTTGCAATATAAGGATATTAAAATTGGCGAAGGCCCTAGTCCACCTGTTGGATTTCAG GTGGCGGCTAATTATGTTGCTATGGTTCCATCTGGACAAATATTTGACAG TTCATTGGAGAAAGGTCTGCCTTACATTTTTCGTGTTGGCTCCGGTCAG GTGATCAAGGGACTTGACGAAGGGATCCTGAGCATGAAAATAGGAGGGAAGCGTCGACTCTACATTCCAGGATCA ttggcATTCCCGAAAGGTCTCACTTCAGCTCCAGGAAGGCCAAGAGTGTCTGCAAATAGTCCAGTCATTTTCGATGTAAGTTTGGAATACATACCAGGCCTTGAATTGGAGGAAGAGTAA